A region from the Pelecanus crispus isolate bPelCri1 chromosome 11, bPelCri1.pri, whole genome shotgun sequence genome encodes:
- the KIAA1671 gene encoding uncharacterized protein KIAA1671 homolog, whose protein sequence is MEYYYCPRLLKFLQYLWDQLKQCFSRQPRGVKDTDTLVQEPDSQYGTWNEQRHSGDSFVPESPSLENDVISTRKQPPNSHPSSLSSQTEPASLVDHHDFSKDQRSTSLDRSSTDMDSTDGTDLPPPGDTYPDEKTTDFSFIDQTTVLDSSALKTRVQLSKKRRRRAPISHSLRRSRGLDFENRFSLTEEPDNTWMFRDSTEEKKTMQQEDSDEEDKIQHTARSSSVQAQRLPVFPGMDHSVLKAQLRRRQVTESPGEISSAQLFKSPKPQLQLGTPGSRLLPSSVEKEDRLEEKSPQWLKELKSKKRQSHYENQV, encoded by the exons GATCAGCTGAAGCAGTGCTTCTCCAGACAGCCCCGGGGAGTGAAGGACACAGACACGCTGGTGCAGGAGCCCGACAGCCAGTACGGCACCTGGAATGAGCAGCGGCACAGTGGGGACAG ctTTGTGCCTGAATCTCCTTCCTTGGAAAACGATGTCATTTCAACAAGAAAGCAACCTCCAAATAGCCACCCGTCTTCACTGTCCTCTCAAACCGAACCTGCCTCCCTGGTTGATCACCATGACTTCTCAAAAGACCAAAGGAGCACAAGTTTGGACCGTTCCAGCACTGACATGGACTCTACTGATGGGACTGACTTACCTCCTCCGGGAGACACCTACCCTGATGAAAAGACCactgatttctctttcattGAT caAACCACTGTTCTGGACTCCAGTGCGCTGAAAACTCGTGTACAGCTCAGCAAAAAGAGACGCCGTCGGGCTCCTATTTCCCACTCTCTTAGAAGAAGCAGAGGGCTGGactttgaaaacagattttctttgaCGGAAGAACCAGATAATACCTGGATGTTTAGAGACTCCACAG aagagaagaaaactatGCAACAGGAAGATTCTGATGAGGAAGACAAGATACAGCACACTGCGAGATCGTCTTCTGTACAAGCTCAGAGACTTCCTGTATTTCCAGGAATGGACCACTCTGTTCTCAAG gcCCAACTGCGGAGGAGACAGGTGACTGAGAGTCCTGGTGAAATAAGTTCTGCTCAGCTGTTCAAATCCCCTAAACCACAACTGCAGCTTGGAACGCCTGGTAGCAGACTGCTGCCCTCCAGTGTAGAGAAGGAGGACAG gTTAGAAGAAAAGTCTCCTCAGTGGCTGAAGGAGCTGAAATCAAAGAAGAGACAGAGCCATTATGAGAATCAGGTTTGA